GGAAGCCCCGATAGTTATCGGAGTTCGCGGCGAGCGATACTACAATAAAATAAAGTGTCCGTTATAATTTGGCTTTTCTTATTTGAATTATGAAAGAGGGCTACTATTTCTTAGCGTACAATTCACGCACGGTATATACGTATCGTGTCAGTGTTTCTGTTTCTGCAGCGGTAAGTTTTGCTTTGGGGGCCATCTCTGCAATTTCTTTTGTCCATTCGGCTTCGCTGCGACTGGGAATATTCTTGGCCTGATGACACTGGGTACACTTGGTAGTAAATATAGTGTGGCCTGCAGCAAGTGATTCCTTGGTAGCATCGGGCCAGCGTTTTTGTGCAGCAGTAAGCTCTTTATCAGCAGGTGCAGTCAATATAAATTGAGGGCCCGTACATTGGTATAAGGTGAATGTGGCGAAGGTCATGATGGTGATGATGGTGATGATGGAATTTTTTTTCATGTATATATGATAGTAAATAAATATTGTGCTTATCTTCTCTTACCCAATTTAAAATAGCGGAGTATATTAAAACCAAAGTATAAATCGCCTTTGGTCCATTTGCCTGCGGTGCTTGGAAGAAATATATTTTCGACCATGCCTCGCGAATTACTCAATACCAACTGAAATACATGCCCCCCTGTTTCTATATCAAAACCTATTGACAAAGGATTCGTGGTGGTGCTATTTTTATAGCGGTTTAATACGGGGTAATACTCTACATTAAAACGTGTACTGCGATTAATTCGGAAACTTCCGCCTACACCCATTATATATAAATCATTGGGTTCATCGGCAGCGATTACCAAGTTTTGATGGAAGAAAGTAGGCATTAATTGTAATGACATTTTTGAGCTAAACTTACGGGCTACGAGTAATTGATGGGTAAAAGACATTCTCGAAGTTGCAAAGTTTTTTCTGGCATCCAAGCCCAACTCCGACCATTTTTTAGTGAAGTAGCCCATATTAGAAAGCCAGGTCATGGATATAGATTTACTGTTTCGGCCTTTGCCCGTCTGTGTCATGATTTTATATTTTAACAGACCTGTAAATGTTTTATTTTCGTTGCTGCGGCCAATTCCCATAGTAAGTTTATCGGTAACCCCATAATCAAACCCCATAAACATTTGGGCATTGTCAATCCCAAAAAATTGATAAGGACCTTCATTCACACGGCCAAAACGGTGATGTATCTTGTAGTCCAAGTGTTGTTTGGCAACGGTCTCTGTGGTATGCCCATTTACCAAACGATTGCCTTTGAACATGCCCGAAACTGGATCGGCCTTTTCGTTAGAATCGTTAAGCAAAGCCAACATATCATCTTGTGCCTGTATATTTCCCACTATGAGGAAAGCTACTATATAAGTATATATTTTTTTCATATAATATATTTTTTACATTATTATTGAGGGAATGATCTTTGTTCCCAAATTTTCAATTGTGTTATTTTGCAATCAGAAAGTTTAAGGTTGTTTTTTGGCATTTTGGAGCACGCTCCAGTTGTTTGCTCAACAGTACACATTAAGTTGCGGTTGGTAAAAGCATCCCTTAGGCCCGCATAGGTATCAGTAACTATGTTACTCATAGCCGATGAAGTATTATGACAACCACCTAAACTGCAGTTCTGGTCCATTATGGTTTTTATAATGTTTCCATACACCAAATTTGTTGCCGTAGTATCGCATGAGCTGATGGGCTTTGGATACAAATTAGCTTCTTTATCATAATAGCAAGAGCTAAATCCAATAACTGTAATAACGCAAAGGGTAAAAATAATTTTCTTCATATATTTATATTATTGATTATTTTACAAATATTTTGTCGGTGTTTACTCCGTGGCACGAGCCGCATGAACCATATGCCAACGCTTGCCCCATATAGGCTTTATTTCCTGCCACACTCACCACTTCTACATAATAAGGTGTACTGATTTTATAGTTGGCATTTGAGTAAAAATTTCCTTCATTATCAACCTGAATCGTTTTTAATAAAGAGCCTTGACCACCTGGTTGTGAGTACAGATTTATGACCCCTCCATCTTTATAGGCTGTAGTCCTATCTTCCTTATATAAAGCACCTCCTAAAGTGATTTTTTTACTGCCACTTTGATGCTCATGACAACTGGTGCAATCGCCATTCATATTTTTACTTTCAGTATCTCCCGTTGTGCTATAATAAGTATCCTTTAGGCTCGTCACATCCGCAATGGTATGCTTGCACGTCCAAAACAAAAAAGCGGCAAACAAAAGTATGACGATGTTTTTTTTCTTCATTTGGAATAATTTGAGGGCAAATTTAAGAGAAAAAACCAATGGTTTTTGAAAGACAGACCATAAAACTAATTGATTTTTCTCAATTATTTTTCAATCATACTAATCAAAGCCGAATCGGAAGGTGAAGTTTTCGATGAAAAATAACCTAAAAATTTACCGTTTTCATCTAATAAAAACTTGTTGAAATTCCATTTTACTTCATGATCTTCCACGCCGTTTAGGTTTTTCTCGGTAAGCCATTGGTATATGGGGTGTTGTTTTTTGCCTTTCACGTCTACCTTCTCGGTAAGCGGGAAACTTATTTGATAGGTGGAGCTGCAAAATTGCTTAATCTTGGGAAGAGAATCTGGCTCTTGCCCACCAAACTGATTGCATGGAAAACCTATAATAACCAATTTGCCTTTGTACTTATTATATAACTGCTCTAGTCCTTGGTACTGGGGCGTGTACCCACAATAGGAAGCCACGTTTACGCACAATATTTTCTTTCCTTTATAGGCCGAAAGGTTAATCGCATCCCCTTCTATAGAATTTATTTTAATCTTATAAAAATCTTTTTCTGTTGTAACGTCATTGGGTGGTGCGGGTTTGCACATCAAATTTAACAGGCCAGCTAGTGTAAAAAATCCCAAAATTGATTTTGCTTTGTTTATCATTTTATATTGTTTCTATATATTGTTTTATATCTTCCATCAACCATTGGGGCGTGGAGGTAGCTCCGCAAATACCCACAGATTTTCCTGCTGAAAACCAGTTGTTTTCTATTTCATTTTTACTACTTATAAAGTACGTAGTGCTATTATACTCTTTGCATACATTATATAATACCAATCCGTTCGACGATTTTTTGCCAGACACAAATATGATAATGTCGAACTTGGTGGCAAACTCTCGCAACTGAATATCTCGGTTTGAAACTTGTCGGCATAATGTATCATTGAAATTTACTTCCACACCACGGTTCTGCAATTCTTCTTTGAGTGCATATAGTTTTTTGGTACTCTTGGTAGTTTGACTATAAAGAGCAACTTTGGCAGGTAATGGATAATTGTCCAATTCGTCGAATGTCTCTATCACTGTGGCTTCGCCATTTGTTTGCCCCACTAGTCCTTTTACTTCCGCATGGCCATGTTTGCCAAAAATAATAATTGGGCTTTCATTATTATGAGCTTCACGAACTCTGTTTTGAAGTTTTAATACCACTGGGCAACTGGCATCGAGGAGATGTATATTGTTTTTAAGTGCCAATTCGTAGGTGTCAGGAGGTTCACCATGGGCTCTGATAAGTACAGTCTCATTGTGCAGTTGACCGAGTTTTTCGTGGTCAATTATTTCGAGGCCCTTTGTTTTAAGGCGTTCCACTTCTTCATCATTGTGTACGATATCGCCCAAACAATATAAATGTCCTTGCTCGTCCAAATAATCTTCGGCCATCTGTATGGCATAAACTACTCCAAAGCAAAAGCCCGAATTGTCGTCGATGGTTGCTTGCAAGTTCAACATTTACTGCAAAAATAGCCTTTATACATTCAATATTAACAATTAAAATTCATCACTATAAATTCGAGAAGATATTATATAAACGAACTACCTTTGCATTTGTTTTAAAATCACAAATATATATCAATGATACATCTCGACGAAATCATCCAGGTTCTCAATAACCGCAGCCCTGACAGGGTGGGTATGGGTTACCGCTTGGTACAGTTTTTTAATCCTGTGAGCATTATCGACGACCAAATACAATATACGCAGAATATAAATGGGGTAAGTCGAGAAGAGCATTGGCAAAAACATTGGTTTGCTTTTGCTACCGATGAATTTGGATCACCCATTTTTCTGGATATGACCTCTGGAAAGATATACACGGCCAACAACGACAACAGCGAATGGCAAGCTTATTATGTAGCTACTTCGCTCGACAATTATATAAATGCCCTAGTAGAAATTAACAATATTGCCGAAAACCGTGAAACACCTGACCAATTAAAAGAAAATCCGGTTCCTGAAGCCATTTCAGATTCTATCATAGCTATGATAGACCATGCAAACCCTGGAATTGACCTTTGGTATTGGGAACTCTTTATGGAAAATTATGATGATGGCAATGATTTAGAAGAGCCCGATTTATAATATTAAAATTGCTCATGAAATATATATTCTGTTTTCTTTTTTTGCTCGCAGTAACAAATTCTGGTTTTTCTCAGCTTCTAGATTTCAACCCTTCTCTTGCCGACTTTGGGGTAGTATATAGCAAAGACTCCCAAACTAGGATAATAAAAGTAAGCAACCAAACCGCTAAAACTTTAATTATATATAAAACCCAATTATTTACCCAGCATTTTTATACCAGCGATTCTGCTTTTGTATTACCGCCCTATGGCGAAAAAAGTATTGCAATAGGATTTTCTCCCTTGCATAATATCATACATGCATCCGAACTGTTTTTTCATATACAAGGTCATGGAACCTACAGTCTGCACCTATACGGGCAGGGTCGCTACAAAGAAAAATATTATGACTCGACAGAGAATTTACATGAGGAAGCATTGAAAACATCATTGAAAAATATATTGACAAAAAACTATAATAGTTTGGGTTATAATAGTGCCCGAGATAATATGTATATGCAGTTTGACAATGGAAAAAACAATGGGAGCGGCGATACGGTGAACACTTTGGAATGTGTTTATACAGGAAGAGTCATTAAGAGTTATGCAAATCGTCAGGACGCTCAAACAAATTATAATTTTAATACCGAACATACCTGGCCGCAAAGTTTATTCAGTAGCCAGGAA
This portion of the Bacteroidota bacterium genome encodes:
- a CDS encoding DUF5777 family beta-barrel protein yields the protein MKKIYTYIVAFLIVGNIQAQDDMLALLNDSNEKADPVSGMFKGNRLVNGHTTETVAKQHLDYKIHHRFGRVNEGPYQFFGIDNAQMFMGFDYGVTDKLTMGIGRSNENKTFTGLLKYKIMTQTGKGRNSKSISMTWLSNMGYFTKKWSELGLDARKNFATSRMSFTHQLLVARKFSSKMSLQLMPTFFHQNLVIAADEPNDLYIMGVGGSFRINRSTRFNVEYYPVLNRYKNSTTTNPLSIGFDIETGGHVFQLVLSNSRGMVENIFLPSTAGKWTKGDLYFGFNILRYFKLGKRR
- a CDS encoding glutathione peroxidase, with amino-acid sequence MINKAKSILGFFTLAGLLNLMCKPAPPNDVTTEKDFYKIKINSIEGDAINLSAYKGKKILCVNVASYCGYTPQYQGLEQLYNKYKGKLVIIGFPCNQFGGQEPDSLPKIKQFCSSTYQISFPLTEKVDVKGKKQHPIYQWLTEKNLNGVEDHEVKWNFNKFLLDENGKFLGYFSSKTSPSDSALISMIEK
- a CDS encoding 4-hydroxy-3-methylbut-2-enyl diphosphate reductase, which gives rise to MLNLQATIDDNSGFCFGVVYAIQMAEDYLDEQGHLYCLGDIVHNDEEVERLKTKGLEIIDHEKLGQLHNETVLIRAHGEPPDTYELALKNNIHLLDASCPVVLKLQNRVREAHNNESPIIIFGKHGHAEVKGLVGQTNGEATVIETFDELDNYPLPAKVALYSQTTKSTKKLYALKEELQNRGVEVNFNDTLCRQVSNRDIQLREFATKFDIIIFVSGKKSSNGLVLYNVCKEYNSTTYFISSKNEIENNWFSAGKSVGICGATSTPQWLMEDIKQYIETI